The Thermomonospora curvata DSM 43183 DNA segment CCGACTTGCGGTTGGCGATCTCGTAGTAGTTGTGGAACTGCTTCTCCAGCACGCCGTAGATGCGGCGGGCCTTCTGCTTCTCGCGGAGCTGCAGCAGGTACTCGGTCTCCTTGGGACGGCCCCGGCCGTGCTCGCCCGGCGGGTAGGGCCGGATCTCGATCGGGCACTTGGGCCCCTCGCACTTGCTGCCCTTGAGGAACAGCTTCATCTTCTCGCGCCGGCAGAGCTTGCAGTCCGCGCCGGTGTAACGAGCCATGGTCCTTCTTCCTCCCGGCCTCAGACGCGACGCCGCTTGGGCGGGCGGCAGCCGTTGTGCGGAACGGGCGTGACGTCCTGGATGGAGCCGACCTCCAGTCCGGTCGCCTGCAGCGAGCGGATGGCGGTCTCCCGGCCCGAGCCCGGGCCCTTGACGAAGACGTCGACCTTGCGCATGCCGTGCTCCATGGCCCGGCGGGCGGCGGCCTCGGCGGCCTGCTGAGCGGCGAACGGCGTGGACTTGCGGGAGCCCTTGAAACCCACGTGGCCCGCGGAGGCCCAGGAGATCACGTTCCCCTGCGGGTCGGTGATCGACACGATCGTGTTGTTGAACGTGCTCTTGATGTGGGCGTGCCCGTGGGCGATGTTCTTCTTCTCCTTGCGGCGCACCTTCTTGGCGCCGACCTTGCTCCTGGGAGGCATCGCTGGCGTCTACTCCTGTGAGGTCGTCGATCCGGTGGCGGGCCGGCCCACCGCGCTGGGTCCGCCGGGGCGGGCCCGGCCCGGTCGGACTACTTACTTCCGGCCGGCCTTCTTCTTGCCGGCCACCGTCTTCTTCTTGCCCTTGCGGGTCCGGGCGTTGGTCTGCGTGCGCTGGCCGCGCACCGGCAGCCCGCGGCGGTGCCGGATGCCCTGGTAGCACCCGATCTCGATCTTGCGGCGGATGTCGGCCTGCACCTCACGGCGCAGGTCGCCCTCGACCTTGTAGTTGGCTTCGATCCAGTCGCGCAGCTTGACCAGCTCCTCGTCCCCGAGCTGGTGGACGCGCAGATCGCCATTGACCCCGGTCTGCCGCAGGGTCTCCAGTGCACGAGTACGGCCGATGCCGTAGATGTAGGTCAGAGCGACCTCGATGCGCTTGTCGCGCGGGAGGTCGACACCAACGAGGCGTGCCATCGTGGGCAGTTCCCTTCCTTACACAGGCGGAGGTCTTGCCCATCGCGCCCCCGCCCCTGCCCGGGCGACGGCCCCGGCCTCCGTCCGGGGGTACCCCACACACAGCCGCGCCGTACGACCCGCTCCGGGTCGTACGGCCACCGTGTGAAGGTTGCGATGAGCTTGTGCGTGTCGTGCGTCAGCCCTGACGCTGCTTGTGCCGCGGGTCCTCGCAGATCACCATGACCCGGCCGTGGCGGCGGATCACCCGGCACTTGTTGCAGATCTTCTTGACGCTCGGCTTGACCTTCACTGTGGTCTCCTAGCGATCAGGGTCGCTCCCCCGCTGCCGGGCGGGGGAGAGGCAACCACAATGATCGTTTTCAGGGTTACTTGTAGCGGTAGACGATCCGGCCGCGGGACAGGTCGTAAGGGCTCAGTTCCACGACGACCCGGTCGTCTGGCAGGATCCGGATGTAGTGCATCCGCATCTTGCCGCTGATGTGGGCGAGCACCTTGTGGCCGTTGTCCAGCTCCACCCGGAACATGGCGTTCGGGAGGGACTCGACGACGGTGCCCTCGATCTCGATGGCCCCTTCTTTCTTGGGCATGTCCTCCGCGCTTCGCTGCTCGGCATCGTCTGGGGTTCGGCCCGGCTTCCCTGAATCCATCCAGGGACACGGCCACACCCGGTGCGCGTAGGCATGGGTCAACAGGCGACCGAAAACGGACCGACTCAGGAGTCTACGTCACCGGCCCGCCGAACGCGAAATCACACGGCGACATGACAACCGGCACCGCTCCCGTCCCCAGCTTACTCCCTAATCCGTTGTACCTTTCCTAAAGCAGGACTTTAAGGAGGATCGGCATGCCGAACTACGACTTCGAGCTGATCCTCAGTCGCCCGTTGCTGGAGGCCGAGCTCGACCCCCTCTTCCAGCTCACCCACGGCCTGGTGACCGTGGGGTTCGTGCGCGAGCTGCGCGGCAAGGAGCAGCGCGGCCAGGCCGGATGCCGCTGGCAGGCGCCCTCGCTGTCGGCGGCCATCATGGAGGTCATCGAGCTTTTGGAGTCGCTCGAGCCGCCGGCGGAGGACGTCCCCCCGCTGCGGGTGCTGTCGGTGGAGGCCGACCCGCTGCTGTCGATGCGCGACATCGCCGAACGGGTGGGCCGTTCCCTGGAGTCGGTGCGGCTGTGCATCCGCGGCACCCGCGGCCCCGGCAACTTCCCGCCCTCGGAGACCACCAGCGCCGGGCACCGGCTGTGGCGGTGGTCGCGGGTGGCCGCCTGGTACGGCGTGGAGGACCCGCAGCTGCACGAGGCCGGCCCCACCTCCCAGGCCATCAACGGCTGGCTGGCGCTGCGGGACGTGGTGCCCCAGGTCGCCCCCGCACCGGAGGAGGTCACCTCGGCGCTTTCGGCGGTTCTTTCAAACGTGGCTTAAAACCTGTCAAGATCTCCCTGACGTTCTCCCCGGACGTCCTCGTGTGCGAGCACGGGCGCGTGACGGCGCCCACGGCGGGGAGAGACCGACGGGACGGCGCACGCCGCCCGCACCGGGCAAGCGCATCGGAAGAAGAAGATCAATGACGATCATCGCTCAGCTCAGCGACATCCACCTGGCCGCCGGGGCCGACGGCCGGGTCGACGATCGCTCCGGCCCGGTGCGCGCCCTCCGCAGCGCCGTCTCCAGCCTGCTGGCCCTGCCGCAGCGGCCGGACTGCGTGGTGCTCACCGGCGACCTGGCCGACCGGGGGCTGCCCGTCGAATACGAGCGGCTGCGCGCGCTGCTGTCGCCGCTGCCGATGCCCGTCTTCCCGCTGCCCGGCAACCACGACGACCGGGCCGCGCTGCGGGAGGCGTTCGCCGACCGCACCGCCGCCTGCGCCGCCCCCGACCCGCAGGCGCCCTTCCAGTACGCCGTCCAGGTCCGCGGGGTGCGCCTGGTGTGCTGCGACACCACCGTGCCCGGCGAGTCCCACGGGGAGCTGGACGAAGAACGCCTGCAGTGGCTGGACGCCGCCCTGGCGGCCGCCCCCGACGTCCCCACGGTGGTGGCCACCCACCATCCGCCCTTCCCCATCGGGGTGCGTTTCCTGGACGAGGCGGGGCTGCGCGATGCGGCCGCCCTCGGCGCCGTGCTGGCCCGCCACCCGCAGGTGGAACGGGTGATCAGCGGGCATGTGCACCGGGCCGCGGTCGGCCGCATCGGCGAGATCACCGCGGTCACCTGCCCCAGCACCTACCGGCAGATCTACCTGGACACCACCTCCCCCGGCCAGGCCGCGGTGACCGGCGAGCCGGGGGGTTTCAGCCTGCACCTGGTGGGCGAGGGCCGGCCGGGGGTGTCCCACTTCGTCCCCACCGGCGACTACCGGCCGCTGATGCACGTGGACTGAGTGGGCCTGGAACGGTCAAAAACGCCGGCCGCCGAAGAGAGTGCTGATCAGCAGCACCGCGCCCCAGGGCCCGGCCACCCAGATCCACCACGGGTAGACCAGCTCCCCGGTGAGCGCCAGCGCCAGCCAGATGGTGAAGTTGATCCCGCTGGCCATCGCCCAGGCGGCCCACACCGCCGCGATCCCCCGCCGGGAGAGCCCGCCGGCCGGTTCGCGCGGCGATGCCGCGGCGCCGGAGCGGTGCGCCGGCGGCGCCGGGCGGGCCTGCAGGTCCTCCTCGGGCAGGTCGGCGGTGATGCCGGCCAGCTCCCCGTAGGTCTTGGCCGCGTAGACGGCCTCCAGCCGCTCCTGCAGTTCCTCCACGGTGATGCGGCCCACCGCGCAGTGCTCGCGCAGCGCCTCGGCGACCCGGTCCCGGTCGGCGTCCGAGGCGCGCATCCGGGGGTCGGGAGTGGTCATCGCGATCGCCCTCAGCCCCG contains these protein-coding regions:
- the infA gene encoding translation initiation factor IF-1 — its product is MPKKEGAIEIEGTVVESLPNAMFRVELDNGHKVLAHISGKMRMHYIRILPDDRVVVELSPYDLSRGRIVYRYK
- a CDS encoding DUF1707 SHOCT-like domain-containing protein codes for the protein MTTPDPRMRASDADRDRVAEALREHCAVGRITVEELQERLEAVYAAKTYGELAGITADLPEEDLQARPAPPAHRSGAAASPREPAGGLSRRGIAAVWAAWAMASGINFTIWLALALTGELVYPWWIWVAGPWGAVLLISTLFGGRRF
- the rpsK gene encoding 30S ribosomal protein S11, which encodes MPPRSKVGAKKVRRKEKKNIAHGHAHIKSTFNNTIVSITDPQGNVISWASAGHVGFKGSRKSTPFAAQQAAEAAARRAMEHGMRKVDVFVKGPGSGRETAIRSLQATGLEVGSIQDVTPVPHNGCRPPKRRRV
- the rpsM gene encoding 30S ribosomal protein S13, which encodes MARLVGVDLPRDKRIEVALTYIYGIGRTRALETLRQTGVNGDLRVHQLGDEELVKLRDWIEANYKVEGDLRREVQADIRRKIEIGCYQGIRHRRGLPVRGQRTQTNARTRKGKKKTVAGKKKAGRK
- the rpmJ gene encoding 50S ribosomal protein L36, encoding MKVKPSVKKICNKCRVIRRHGRVMVICEDPRHKQRQG
- a CDS encoding phosphodiesterase encodes the protein MTIIAQLSDIHLAAGADGRVDDRSGPVRALRSAVSSLLALPQRPDCVVLTGDLADRGLPVEYERLRALLSPLPMPVFPLPGNHDDRAALREAFADRTAACAAPDPQAPFQYAVQVRGVRLVCCDTTVPGESHGELDEERLQWLDAALAAAPDVPTVVATHHPPFPIGVRFLDEAGLRDAAALGAVLARHPQVERVISGHVHRAAVGRIGEITAVTCPSTYRQIYLDTTSPGQAAVTGEPGGFSLHLVGEGRPGVSHFVPTGDYRPLMHVD